The segment CACCCGCCTGTCCGCCGGCGAGCTGGAAGCCATGGGCGCCCGGATCGGATCCGATGTCCCTTTCTTCATTCGCGGCGGCACTCAACTCGGTCGGGGACGCGGCACGGAACTGAGGCGGTTGCCGCCGCTGCGTGGCTGCGAATTCCTCATCGTCATGCCGGACATGACGTTGCAGACATCAACCATATATAGACAATTGAATATGGGATTGACAACCCGCAGCCCCAAGGTTAACATCCGTCATATTGAGGCTTTAATCGCCCGTTTCCCAAGGGGTTCCTGGTTCGGTGGCAACCGTTTGGAAGATGTCGTCCTGCCAGGTTACCCGGTCTTGCAGCGTCTGATCGCGGAGCTGCATGAACATGCCTCCATTGCCATGCTCAGCGGCAGTGGAGCGGCCGTCTTCGCGGTTTTCGGCGACCACGGCCGGCTGGAGCAGGCGCGGCGTGAGGTCGAGCGACCGGGCTGGTTCGTCCGGGCCGTGACACCACATGCGGCGGGGGTGATCGTCAGGGACGACGTATGACCCCATCCTGATCCCGTGCTTCCGGCATCTACGGAGAGGTGTGGTTTTGGAAATCACTGAGATCCGGATCACCTTGAGGGACGACGACAAGCTGCGCGGGTTCGCCAGTGTCACCCTTGACAATTGTTTCGTCGTTCGCGGGCTGAAGATCATCGAAGGCGCCAACGGGATGTTCGTGGCGATGCCCAATCGCCGTCGCAAGGACGGCACGTTCCAGGATATCGCTCATCCCATCAACATGAAGACCCGCGAATGGATGGAAAACCAGATTATCACTGCCTACAAGCAGGAACTCCAGCGCGCCGAGCGGGGAGAAGTATCGGTTCTGTCCAGCGATAGGGACGATGACTCGGCCCTTGAAGAGAGATTCTAGGGAATCAGCCTGCTGGGGCGTCGTCAAGTGGTAAGACACAAGGTTTTGGTCCTTGCATTCGCAGGTTCGAATCCTGCCGCCCCAGCCATCACTCCGCCATCCTCACGTTTGGTGTTTACCCCGCCCGGGTCATGCCCTACAGTGCCCGCAAGGTTCGCTCTCGCCGCTCGTCCGCCGACGCTTGTCACGTCCGGAGGAACATCTCGATGAACAAACTCGCGCTGATCACCGGCAACGCCCACAAGGTCATGGGCGAGAAGATCGCGGAACACCTCGATCAGCCCCTGCTGGACGTCGAGGTGAGTCGCTTCTCCGACGGCGAGATCAACATCAAGATCCTCGAGAACATACGCGGCACAGACGTTTTCGTGATCCAGCCCACGTTCCCGCCCGCCGAGAACATCATAGAATTGCTGTTGATCCTGGACGCCGTGCGGCGCGCCTCGTGCCGACGGGTGACGGCGGTGATACCCTACTTCGGTTATGCCCGGCAGGACCGCAAGGACCAGCCGCGCGTCCCCATCGGCGCGCGTTTGATGGCCAACCTCATCACGCAGGCCGGCGCCAACCGCGTGTTGACCATCGACCTGCATGCCCCGCAGATCCAGGGCTTCTTCGACATACCGCTCGATCACCTCTACTCGGCGCCGGTGCTGCTGAAGCATTTCGCGGATTCGCCCAGGGAAAACATGGCCGTCGTGGCACCGGACGTGGGCAGCATCAAGATGGTTCGCGCCTTCGCCAAGCGTCTCGGAGCGCCTCTGGCCATCGTCGACAAGCGCCGGCCACGCGAGAACGAGGCCGAGGTCATGAACTTCATCGGTGATGTCGCGGGCAAGGAAGTCGTGATCTTCGACGACATGATCGATACCGCGGGCACGATCACCCAGGCCGGTCAGGCCTGCTTCGACGCGGGGGCCGTGTCCGTGACCGTCTGCTGCACGCATCCCCTCTTCTCCGGACAGGCCCTGGCGCGTCTCGACTCGTCGCCCATCAACGAGGTCGTCGTCAGCAACACCATACCGTTCAACCGCTTCGAGGAATGCCCCAAGGTCAAGGTCATGGACATGTCCGGTCTGCTGGCGGATGCCATCGGCCGCATCCATCGCGAGGAGACCGTCAGCAAGCTGTTCCTGCCTAGCCGGGCCGAAAAGGGTGCTTCTTGACAATTCTCGTCTAAACTGCTTTATTGAGCGGTCCAGAATGTTCGGAATGATTCGGAATGTTCGGATGAATTGGACCAATGAGGAATGTTCCGCTGGCCGGCGGCCCTGGATCGTTCAGGGCGGGACGTGTGATCTCCCGGTGAGCGCGAGCGACCACTTTGTCGGAGGCAGTTGCCATGGGCCTGATCAAGATGACCGTCTATCCGCGGTCCACCTCGGGTAAGAACGCGAACCGCAGGACGCGCATTAGCGGCAGGACGCCTGCCGTGGTGTACGGCGACAAGCGCGAGCACAGCTCCAACGTGGAGCTAGACACCGTCGAGTTGCGTCGCGCCATGGCGGCTTTCAGCGGCTCGAACCCTCTGTTCTCGCTGTCCCTGGACGGGAAGGGTGAACCATTCGTCGCCGTGATGCGTGAGATGCAGACCCACCCGGTCAGCGAGGAGATCTATCACTGCGACCTCTTCGCGATCCCCCTGGGCAAGCCCCTGAAGATGGAAGTCGCCCTGGATATCCACGGGGAGAACCGCCATATCCGCAGCGGTGACGCCGTGCTTGACGTCGTGCGCCGCTCCATCGAGATCGAATGCCTGCCGCGCGATGTGCCCGACACCATCGACGTCGATTTCAGTGAACTCGCGGTGGGGGACAAGATCAACGTCGCCGACCTGAGCCTCGAGAGCGGCACCATCCTCACCGACGATGACGAGGTCGTGCTCAAGCTGAACCTGAACACCTTCGAAGAGGAAGCGACGGCCGCGGCGGACGCAGGGGACGCCGAGGCAGACGCCGAAGGCGAGGAGGGCGACGCGTCGGGAGAGGCTCACGCTGCAGGTGACGCCCCCAAGGCGGAATGACGGCGATCGCCTTTGCGAACGGGTGACTGAGACAACGAAACGAGGCGGTCCCCGGACCGCCTCCTCTTTTTGGATGACCCGGGTCGAGGGAGGCCGGCGGTGTGGATCCTGGTCGGACTAGGCAATCCCGGACCGCAGTACGAGCGGACGCGCCATAACCTGGGCTTCCGGACGCTCGACACCCTCGCCGCGCGCCACGGGCTGGCCTTTGGACGCCTGGCCGATGCCTGCATCGCGGCGACGGGCCGGATCGCCGGCGCCGAGGTGACACTGCTCAAGCCGATGCTGTACATGAACCGCTGCGGCGAGGCGTGGGCGCGCTGGACCGGGAGCCGGGAGATCGATCCCGCGCAGGGCGAATCCGAAGGCGGCGGAAAGCCCCTGGTCGTCTGTGACGACATCGCCCTGCCACTCGGCACCTCGAGATTGCGCAGCCGCGGCGGGGCCGGAGGGCATCGCGGGCTGGAATCCATGCTCATGGTACTGGGAGACGGGGCGTTCCCGCGCCTGCGCCTGGGGGTGGCCGGCGGCGAAGGGTCGATCCCGCCCGAGTCGTGGCCGGATTACGTCCTGTCGGAATTCTCGACGTCCGAATGGCCGCTCACCGAGGACCTGATCGACCACGCCTGCGCGACCCTGGAGTGCGTGCTGCTCCACGGGGTCGAGGCGGCGGCGAGCCGTTACAACAGCAAACCGCCGGCGCTTTAGCCCGGTGCGAACACGAAACGGCACGGCGCTGCCCGATTGATCCGGGCTGGACGGATTAGTTGATTTTTGCGGGCGGTTGGTATATGTTGAGTCTCCGATTGCCGCCGCCGAGGCGGCAATCGACTGTCTGCGGCGCACAGGTCTCCTAGATCAGACGCGCCTGGACGGAGACGGGCGGCCCCGCGCCGCGCGTCCATATCATCCCTACCCGGAACGCCTGCCCCGACCGTGGGGCGGGACGAGTTCGGGTCGTTCTGTCCGAGGGGAGGTGAACCCATTGAAGAAGTACGAAATCGTCTTTGTGCTGCAAGCCGACGAACCCGAATCCGAGATGGAGGAGCGGGTCAAGAAGGTCGCGTCCCTGGTGAACGCCCATGGCGGCGAGATCACCGAGCGCAACCACTGGGGCGTGCGCAAGCTGGCCTACGAGATCCAGCACGAGACGCGCGGCAATTACATGCACCTTCGCTTTCGGTGCGACGGGACTGTCGTCGACAAGATGGACAACGAGTTCCGTCTGGATCACAAGGTGCTGAGGCATCTCGTGGTCGTGGACGAGGAGTGGAAGGAGCGCAACGAGGCCAATCGGTCCAAGCGCCGCTCCAACGTGCCCGTCGGGGCACCCGCAGCCCCCGGAACCACCGCGGCTCACACCGGCGACGAGTGAAGCCGGCCAATCGAACCGGTAAAGCGAAAGCGAGCGAATGATGGGAAAGAAGACTCCCAGGGAAAGCAAGAAGAAGAGGCGCCCGGCAAAGAAGAAGAAGTGCTTTTTCTGCACCGAGGGCCTGGTCGCCGCCGATTACAAGGACGTCGACCTGATGCGCAAGATGACCACCGAGCGCGGCAAGATAGCCCCCCGGCGCAACACGGGGACCTGCCCGAAGCACCAGCGCATGCTGGCCACAGCGGTCAAGCGATCACGTCATCTGGCGTTGGTCCCGTTCGTCAAGGAATACTTCCGCTAGGCCCGGGCCGGCGGGAACATGCCGTGTGTCCGCGCACCCGGCGTGCATAGGCAACGAGAGAGAGTAGAACCATGGATGTGATCCTTACGAAAAAGGTGGATCAACTGGGAGAAGCCGGGGAGACGGTGAGCGTGACCCGCGGCTACGCCCGGAATTTTCTGATCCCCAAGGGTCTGGCCGTGATCGCCGACTCGAGCCATCGGCGCATGCTCGTCGAGGAGGCTCGCCTGGAGGGTCTGCGCAGCGCCAAGCTCAAGCGCGCCGCCGAAGAACTGGCCACGGGTTTCAAGGACGTGTCCTGCACCATCTCCGTACAGGCCTCCGATGACGAGAAGCTCTACGGCTCGGTGGCCGAACGGGAGATCGCCCAGTCGCTGGCCGATCTAGGCCATCGCGTCGACCACAAGCAGATCGTCCTGGCGGAACCTATCAAGCAGTGCGGGATTTACACGGTTCCCGTACGGCTGCACGAAGAGGTCGAGGTTCCGATCAAGGTCTGGGTGGTCAAGGCGGAATCCTGACCGCGTTCGGTCCGCTCCCGGGAGGCATACATGTCTGACAGGAACGCCGAAACGGACACCGGAGGATTCTGCATCATCATGGCGGGGGGCCGGGGCACGCGCTTCTGGCCCCTCAGTCGTATACGGCGACCCAAGCAACTCCTGCCCCTCGGCCGGGGCAGCTCCCTCTTGCGCGAGACCTTCGAACGCGTGCGTCCCCTGGTCGGGGACGACCGCATGCTCGTCGTGACCAACGAGGCCCAGGCGGAAGCCACGGCCGCGGCACTGCCGGAACTGCCCCGCGATCGGATCGTGGCCGAACCGGTGGGCCGAAACACCGCCCCCTGCGCCGCCCTGGGCGTGGGACTGGCTGCAGGCCTGGTCGGGGAAGGGCCCGTGGCCCTGTTGCCCGCCGATCATCTGATCCCCGACCCGGAGGTTTTCCGCGCGCAGCTGGCCGAGGCCTTCCGGCTCGCCGGGACCGACGGCGGCGTGGTCACCTTCGGCATCCCACCGCGCCAGCCCGCCACGGGTTTCGGCTACATCGAAGTCGCCCGGACTCCCGCCGGGGACGAGGCCGTCGACGGCCTGCGCTTCGTGGAGAAACCCGACGCCGCCACCGCGCGCGCGTACGTCGCCTCCGGGCGGTTTCTCTGGAACAGCGGTATTTTCGTCTGGCACAGCGGCGATCTGGCCAGGGAGATGGCCGAGCACGCGCCGGAGATCTCGCGCCTGCTGGCCGCCCCCTTGCGCGCCTACGGCACGGACGGGTTCGCCGCCGCGCTGGCGATGGCCTACCAGGAATGTCCTGCGGTCTCGATCGATGTCGCCGTGATGGAGAAGCTGTCCGGCTTCAAGGTCATGGCGGCTCGCTACGCCTGGTCTGACCTGGGCAGTTGGGACGCCTGGCGCGAATTCGCGCCGCGGCTGGAGCACGGGAACAGCGGACACGTGCGGCTGCTCGCGGGCGACGGCCGCGGCAACACGGTCTTCGCGCCGGACAAGGCCGTGGCCCTGCTGGGCGTCGAGGACCTGATCGTGGTGGACACCGAGGACGCCCTGCTGATCTGCAAGACGGAAGCGGCACAGAGAATCAAGGAAATCACCGATCGTCTGGAAGAGGAAAACGCACGAGATCTTCTCTAGGAAGGAAAGGAGCGTGGCGAGCCATGCTTGAGTCTGGATTCATGAAACGTATGCCCCTGCTGATCGCGGTCGTCGCCGTGACCATCGGCGTCTCCTCCTGTCAGAAGGCCGATGATGAGGATCTGGATCTCGCCACGGATCTGTTTGGTGACACCCGCCATGACGCGTCTCCGGTAATCTGCGAGGTGGACGGTGTGAAGATCACGCAGCGCGATCTCGAGATGCGCATGGAAGACATGCCAAAAGCCTC is part of the bacterium genome and harbors:
- the rpsR gene encoding 30S ribosomal protein S18; translation: MGKKTPRESKKKRRPAKKKKCFFCTEGLVAADYKDVDLMRKMTTERGKIAPRRNTGTCPKHQRMLATAVKRSRHLALVPFVKEYFR
- a CDS encoding ribose-phosphate pyrophosphokinase; the protein is MSMNKLALITGNAHKVMGEKIAEHLDQPLLDVEVSRFSDGEINIKILENIRGTDVFVIQPTFPPAENIIELLLILDAVRRASCRRVTAVIPYFGYARQDRKDQPRVPIGARLMANLITQAGANRVLTIDLHAPQIQGFFDIPLDHLYSAPVLLKHFADSPRENMAVVAPDVGSIKMVRAFAKRLGAPLAIVDKRRPRENEAEVMNFIGDVAGKEVVIFDDMIDTAGTITQAGQACFDAGAVSVTVCCTHPLFSGQALARLDSSPINEVVVSNTIPFNRFEECPKVKVMDMSGLLADAIGRIHREETVSKLFLPSRAEKGAS
- a CDS encoding NTP transferase domain-containing protein, with product MSDRNAETDTGGFCIIMAGGRGTRFWPLSRIRRPKQLLPLGRGSSLLRETFERVRPLVGDDRMLVVTNEAQAEATAAALPELPRDRIVAEPVGRNTAPCAALGVGLAAGLVGEGPVALLPADHLIPDPEVFRAQLAEAFRLAGTDGGVVTFGIPPRQPATGFGYIEVARTPAGDEAVDGLRFVEKPDAATARAYVASGRFLWNSGIFVWHSGDLAREMAEHAPEISRLLAAPLRAYGTDGFAAALAMAYQECPAVSIDVAVMEKLSGFKVMAARYAWSDLGSWDAWREFAPRLEHGNSGHVRLLAGDGRGNTVFAPDKAVALLGVEDLIVVDTEDALLICKTEAAQRIKEITDRLEEENARDLL
- a CDS encoding 50S ribosomal protein L25; its protein translation is MGLIKMTVYPRSTSGKNANRRTRISGRTPAVVYGDKREHSSNVELDTVELRRAMAAFSGSNPLFSLSLDGKGEPFVAVMREMQTHPVSEEIYHCDLFAIPLGKPLKMEVALDIHGENRHIRSGDAVLDVVRRSIEIECLPRDVPDTIDVDFSELAVGDKINVADLSLESGTILTDDDEVVLKLNLNTFEEEATAAADAGDAEADAEGEEGDASGEAHAAGDAPKAE
- the rpsF gene encoding 30S ribosomal protein S6, whose product is MKKYEIVFVLQADEPESEMEERVKKVASLVNAHGGEITERNHWGVRKLAYEIQHETRGNYMHLRFRCDGTVVDKMDNEFRLDHKVLRHLVVVDEEWKERNEANRSKRRSNVPVGAPAAPGTTAAHTGDE
- the rplI gene encoding 50S ribosomal protein L9 encodes the protein MDVILTKKVDQLGEAGETVSVTRGYARNFLIPKGLAVIADSSHRRMLVEEARLEGLRSAKLKRAAEELATGFKDVSCTISVQASDDEKLYGSVAEREIAQSLADLGHRVDHKQIVLAEPIKQCGIYTVPVRLHEEVEVPIKVWVVKAES
- the pth gene encoding aminoacyl-tRNA hydrolase, which produces MWILVGLGNPGPQYERTRHNLGFRTLDTLAARHGLAFGRLADACIAATGRIAGAEVTLLKPMLYMNRCGEAWARWTGSREIDPAQGESEGGGKPLVVCDDIALPLGTSRLRSRGGAGGHRGLESMLMVLGDGAFPRLRLGVAGGEGSIPPESWPDYVLSEFSTSEWPLTEDLIDHACATLECVLLHGVEAAASRYNSKPPAL
- the spoVG gene encoding septation regulator SpoVG; the encoded protein is MEITEIRITLRDDDKLRGFASVTLDNCFVVRGLKIIEGANGMFVAMPNRRRKDGTFQDIAHPINMKTREWMENQIITAYKQELQRAERGEVSVLSSDRDDDSALEERF